AGATGACTCCAACCACCTCATTCCGCAACCCCCTTTCCTCGGCGGTGGAGGAGGTTGCGTCTGGGTCTTCGCTCCGGGTCGAGGAACGCGGGTGGGATGAACTCGGGTAGCCCATTCCTCATCCGGACTTGCCAGTCGGTGTGGTGGATGAGGTTGTGGTGGTACCAGCAGAGCAAGGTGAGGTTGTGCAGGGCGGTGGGTCCCCCATTAGCCCAGTGGGAGTCGGCATGGGGCGCGGTGTCCGGATTTCGCCGGGCCGTTTCCCCATGCCGCTCCCCCGAACCGGACGTGCGGCTTTCACCGCATCCGGCTCTCCACGAGTCGCCGTTAGGTTGCCGTTATGGCTGGTTTGTCCCAGGGTGTCGAGATTTGGTTTCCTCGGTAGCGATAACGTTGGATGGTCATCGTTGTGGGTCTCCATAGTTCGACACCGTTATATTCCGGCCACCACCGGTTGTAGTAACGGTTTATGATGTCCCGTTTACTGGTACGGGGGTGTTTGTTCTTCAGCCATTCCCAGACCCGCCACCACAGGTAGTCTTGCAGGTGGTGGTAGGCCTTGCTGGAAGAGCCGTGCCGGAAGTACTGGGCCCATCCGCGGGTCATCGTTCCGAGTTGCCGGAACAGTTGGTCCGCGTCCTGATGGGTGATCCGTTTGGTAACTGTCTTGATCTTCCGCTTGATCGAAGTCATCGACTTCTTCGAGGGGAGGGTGTAGATCAGTCGCCGATCGCTTCCATATTGGCGATACCGCTGGATGCGGAACCCGAGGAAGTCGAACCCCTCGTCGATGTGGGCGATTCCGGTTTTCTCGGGTGCGAGCCGTAGCCCGATCCCGGCCAGGATCGCCTCGATCTCGCCCCACAAGGATTCCGTGTGTTCCCGGGTTCCGTTGACCATGACGACGAAGTCGTCGGCGTATCGGGTCAGGCGGAACGTCGCACCGCCGCGTTCACGGTGCCGTTGCCGGTTGGTGGCGTTCTTGTGGTTCTCCCACAACTGGTGGAAATAGTCGTCCAGCTCGGAGAGGGCGATGTTGGCCAGCAGAGGCGACAGGATGCCGCCCTGCGGGGTTCCGGTATGGGTGTCCCGGTCAGGACCATCCTCGCTGAGGATTCCGGCGTGCAGGAACGCCTTGATGAGTTCCAGAATCCGCTTGTCCTTGACGCGTCGCCGCACCAAACCCATCAGGGCGGTGTGGTCGATCTCGTCGAAGCAGGCGGTGATGTCGCCCTCGAAGACCCATTCGTAGCCCTCACGGGCATGTTTGCGGATTTCTTCGATGGCGTCCTGGGCCCGGCGCCTGGGCCGGAAACCATAGCTGGAGGACTGGAACCCGGCCTCGAAGATCGGTTCCAGGACCAGCTTCAGCGAGGCTTGAACGACCCGATCGGTCACGGTCGGTATCCCCAGCCGACGGGTCTTCCCACCGGCTTTGGGGATGTGTCGTTCCCGGACCGGGAGCGGACGGAACGTCCGCGCTTTCAGATCGGCGCGGATTTCCTCCAACAACCCGACCACACCCAGCGCCGAGTCGGTGATCGACCGCACCGTTCGGCGATCGACGCCCGCGCTGCGTGCTCCGGTGTTCCCTGACACCCGCTCCCACGCCACGGCGAGGAACGCGGGGTCGGCCACGAGGTTGTAGAGATCATCAAACCGGCGACCGGGATCGGCCGCCGCCCAACGGTGCAGTTTCGTCTGCATTCCCAGTACCCGCTGCCCTGCCGTGAACGGCACCAGCAGCAGATCACCGATGTTCACCGGTGAGGCCTCTTCTGGCATTACCCCAACTTCCCTGCTCGATTCGCTGTCGCCCTTCCCCATGCGGACGGTTTTCCCGCCCTCGGAGTACTACGGCGACTCCGCCCCACCACAGAGCCCCTCGGCGGGCAATGCACCTATCCACATCTGGGACACCGGATTGCGCCCAGGCATGGAAAGCTCGCGGTGGTTCCCATGTTCACGTGTTCCCGATCGACGAGTGAGGCACTCAGCTTTACCCCGGCAGCCCCTGTGAATACGCCACAGACTTTCTCCACAGACTACCCAGGAATACAATCCCAGGCGGGCGCTACACCCTTCACTTGGTTCACGCGCACTGCGATACCGACTCAGATCCGCCAGGTTTCGAGTCGGCTCCACATAACGAGGCCTCAGACACTGATTCCTATTCGTATACCTTCTCGTCTCGCTCACCGAGCCCGCACCATCTGGCAGTGCTGGCACGACTCGACTTTGTCAGGGCCGCTTGCCACCTCAATCCACCCATTCCCGTGAATCAGGCTGCCCTCAGCTTCACCGAACCACTGTGACGGTCCAGCGCCGGAGGTCTCTCACCTCCGATCGGACAAACACGCGCCTCATGGCGCACGAACACCACATGATGCGCGTCGCATTGTTTGGGTTTTCTGCGGCAGCCGGGGAAGGTGCATCCGCGGTCCCGCAGGATCAGCGCCCTGCGGATGGCCAGGGGTACGGTGCGGGTGCGTTGTCCGATGTCGAGGATCTCGCCTCGCCCGCCCAGGACGGCGGGCACGACATACGCGTCGCAGGCCATCCGCCGGATCTGGGCGGCGGAGTAGGACTCCTGCCCGTGCAGCAGCCCGTACCCCGTGCCGTGCTTCAAATCCTCCAGGGTCACCGTGACCATGACGGTGAAGGGTTCGCCCGCCTCGGTGGGCCCTTCCTCCGGACACCCCGCTGCCACCCGCAGCACATCGGCAAACGCGTCCCCCTGGCGCTGGAACTTGCTGCGCCGGTCCGGTTCGTCTGTGGTGCTGGCGGGTTTCGCCCGAGGTTCGATCAGCCCGGTCAGTACCGCGGCGGTTTCGGCGTCCAGCTCGAAGCTGCCCCGTAACCGCCCACCCCGGGTTTCGCGCCAGTCCAGGTAGCGTTCCGGGCGGGCCAGCTCCTCCTCGGTGGGTGGATTCCCGTCCTGGTCCAGGCGGGCCAGAATCTCTTTACCCAGCGCGGACACGGTGTGGGGTTCGTACTCCCGCGCCGCCTTGGTCAACAGGGCCTCGGCATGCTCCCGGTCCGGCAGGCTGACCGGCTGCGGGAACCGCGCCACCGTCGCCCGGATGGTCTCGATGTGCTCCGGCCCGATCACCCCCTCGGCCGCGGCGGCGCCCACTTCGGGCAGGTCCGGCTCCAGGGGTATCCCACCCGGGCCGTAGCGCCGCACCACCGCCCGGGCGTGCGCCACGCGCTGCCGCGCGTCGTAGGCGTTGACCCGCAGGATCTCCCGCGTCAACGTCGGCAGATCCCGGTAGCCCTTGCTGCTGGCGGTGCCACGTCCGTCCAGTTCGGCCAGGACCGCCAGCTCCCGGGCATAGAGAGCCCGCCGCTGCTGTTCGAGTTCGCCCAGCGCGGCCAGGAGTTCCTCCTCGCTCATGCGGGAGGTGTCGGTGCCGAAGGTCCTGGTCACAACCCCAGACTACCGCGACATCGATCATGTGTTCGATACACGATCGGGTGAACCGTGGGCACGCAACGCGCCCGCTCAGCCGGTCGTTACCCTCCGGTGGCGAGGCCCTTGCTCACCACGTCAGACGGGATGGTCGATGAAGCACCTGCACACCGGCAAGGTACGGGACCTGTACGAGCTGGACGGGGACATCCTGCTGGTGGCCTCGGACCGGGTCTCGGTCTACGACGTGGTGCTGCCCACCCCGATCCCGGACAAGGGCGCGCTGCTCACCCAGCTGTCGGTGTGGTGGTTCGACCAGCTCGCCGGGGTGGTGCCCAACCACCTGCTGTCCGCCACCGACGTCCCGCCGGAGTTCGCCGGCCGGGCGATCCGCTGCCGCCCGCTGACCATGATCGGCGTGGAGTGCATCGCCCGCGGCTACCTCACCGGCCTCGGCCTGCGTGAATACCAGAAGCACGGCACGGTTTCCGGGGTCGAGCTGCCTGCGGGCCTCGAGGAGGGCAGCAAGCTGCCGGAGCCGATCTTCACGCCCACCACGAAGGCCTCCATCGGCGGGCACGACGAGCCGATGACCTTCGCCGAGGTGGTGGACCAGGAGGGCAGGGAGACCGCGGAACGGCTGCGTGAGCTGACCCTGCGGATCTACACCCAGGGCGCCGAGCGGGCCGCGGCACGCGGGATCCTGGTCGCGGATACGAAGGTCGAGTTCGGCCGGGACGACCAGGGCGTGCTGACCCTCGGGGACGAGGTGCTGACCTCGGACTCCTCCCGGTTCTGGCCTGCCGACGAGTGGCGGCCTGGCAAGACCCAGCAGTCCTTCGACAAACAGTTCGTGCGGGACTGGGCACTCACCACGGGCTGGGACAAGACCCCGCCGGGGCCGGAGTTGCCGGAGGAGGTCGTGACCGCGACCCGGGAGCGCTATGTCGAGGTGTACGAGCGGATCACCGGCCGGGTCTGGTCGTCCAGTTCCTGAGTAGCCACCGCGAGGATCTCCCGGAATGTCCCCGTTTCCGGGTACCGTCTCGCCGTGGTCCCCTCCGCAGAGCGTCCGCCAGAGCATGTCGGCGCGGCGTTCGGCGTGAGCCTGTCCGGGGCGCGGCCGCTGCCGGGCGGCAGGGGCTGGCTGTGCGGCCAGGTGGTGCTCAGCCCGGTCACCGACCGGGCCAGGGCGGTCTGGCTGGCGGGCACCCTCGCGGCCGTCGGCGCCGCCCCCGACCTGCGGGTGGCCCGCCCGGTGCGGGCCACCGACGGGCGCTGGCTGATCGCGGGCTGGCGGGCCAGCCAGTACGTCTCGGGCGCACCGGCGCACCGCCCTGACGACACCGTGCTCGCCGCGGTCCGGTTACACCAGGCCACCGTGGGCCTGCCGAGGCCGGACTTCCTTTCCCGCCACACCGACAGCTCCGCCGAGGCGGAGCGGGCGGCATGGGGTGAGCGCGAGCTGGAGCTGGACGAGCACAAGGGCGGGCGCTGGTTCGAGGTGCTGGCAGGGGCTCGCAAACCGGTGCCGGAGCCGGACCAGCTGGTGCATCGGGAGCTGTTCGGCACGGTCCTTTTCGACGGGGA
The sequence above is drawn from the Amycolatopsis aidingensis genome and encodes:
- the ltrA gene encoding group II intron reverse transcriptase/maturase, whose protein sequence is MGKGDSESSREVGVMPEEASPVNIGDLLLVPFTAGQRVLGMQTKLHRWAAADPGRRFDDLYNLVADPAFLAVAWERVSGNTGARSAGVDRRTVRSITDSALGVVGLLEEIRADLKARTFRPLPVRERHIPKAGGKTRRLGIPTVTDRVVQASLKLVLEPIFEAGFQSSSYGFRPRRRAQDAIEEIRKHAREGYEWVFEGDITACFDEIDHTALMGLVRRRVKDKRILELIKAFLHAGILSEDGPDRDTHTGTPQGGILSPLLANIALSELDDYFHQLWENHKNATNRQRHRERGGATFRLTRYADDFVVMVNGTREHTESLWGEIEAILAGIGLRLAPEKTGIAHIDEGFDFLGFRIQRYRQYGSDRRLIYTLPSKKSMTSIKRKIKTVTKRITHQDADQLFRQLGTMTRGWAQYFRHGSSSKAYHHLQDYLWWRVWEWLKNKHPRTSKRDIINRYYNRWWPEYNGVELWRPTTMTIQRYRYRGNQISTPWDKPAITAT
- a CDS encoding phosphoribosylaminoimidazolesuccinocarboxamide synthase encodes the protein MKHLHTGKVRDLYELDGDILLVASDRVSVYDVVLPTPIPDKGALLTQLSVWWFDQLAGVVPNHLLSATDVPPEFAGRAIRCRPLTMIGVECIARGYLTGLGLREYQKHGTVSGVELPAGLEEGSKLPEPIFTPTTKASIGGHDEPMTFAEVVDQEGRETAERLRELTLRIYTQGAERAAARGILVADTKVEFGRDDQGVLTLGDEVLTSDSSRFWPADEWRPGKTQQSFDKQFVRDWALTTGWDKTPPGPELPEEVVTATRERYVEVYERITGRVWSSSS
- a CDS encoding TIGR02569 family protein, giving the protein MVPSAERPPEHVGAAFGVSLSGARPLPGGRGWLCGQVVLSPVTDRARAVWLAGTLAAVGAAPDLRVARPVRATDGRWLIAGWRASQYVSGAPAHRPDDTVLAAVRLHQATVGLPRPDFLSRHTDSSAEAERAAWGERELELDEHKGGRWFEVLAGARKPVPEPDQLVHRELFGTVLFDGDAPPGIVDFTPCYRPADWGAAVAAIDALAWGGADPGLLRRWTHLPHWPQLLLRAVLFRLAHNALDPRSTRESLDGLLGAVRQVSDLV
- a CDS encoding HNH endonuclease signature motif containing protein, whose protein sequence is MTRTFGTDTSRMSEEELLAALGELEQQRRALYARELAVLAELDGRGTASSKGYRDLPTLTREILRVNAYDARQRVAHARAVVRRYGPGGIPLEPDLPEVGAAAAEGVIGPEHIETIRATVARFPQPVSLPDREHAEALLTKAAREYEPHTVSALGKEILARLDQDGNPPTEEELARPERYLDWRETRGGRLRGSFELDAETAAVLTGLIEPRAKPASTTDEPDRRSKFQRQGDAFADVLRVAAGCPEEGPTEAGEPFTVMVTVTLEDLKHGTGYGLLHGQESYSAAQIRRMACDAYVVPAVLGGRGEILDIGQRTRTVPLAIRRALILRDRGCTFPGCRRKPKQCDAHHVVFVRHEARVCPIGGERPPALDRHSGSVKLRAA